One Faecalicatena sp. Marseille-Q4148 DNA window includes the following coding sequences:
- a CDS encoding tape measure protein encodes MGYDGSLKFSTEIDETGFNKGTSKLGGIIKGGSTAAIAAVGAVTAAIGAGIVAGTKYNASIETYQTSFEVMTGSAEKAAEVIEKLKKVGAETPFELPDLADTTQLLMNYGFSADEAMDKMMMLGDISQGSAEKMSRIATAYGQMSSAGKVSLQDVKQMIEAGFNPLQEISESTGESMASLYDRISKGTISVDEITASMERATSEGGKYFQSMEKQSQTFNGLISTLKDNAQQLLGEIVKPISDGMTESLLPAAISAIEQLTKGFEENGVSGMLQAAGNIVNGLFAGIEENAPLLISSGMEMLNRFLEGLSTGIPILLTKGFEIVTAVALGILQNLPQLVSRGASAITSFVGGILSSLPTVLDSGVKMILELLHGIIQKTPELITQAGKAVIDFAAEIGSNLPEILQKGIEIIGQLIAGIIKEVPNLLRQIPGIIADLGEAFLDKDWGSIGWNIIQGIVSGIKSAASDLVDAAVSAAKDAVSTVKGWLGIKSPSRRMRDEVGKNMALGVGVGFEKNMPKKQIGKTIEELVSGMASSVSGITSAKPVYAGMYTATTGNNNKVYDAEMKSAILKLAKLAQRPIEVTTMIDKTKMARTMAIPVQAELAKGKTIKKMLEGDK; translated from the coding sequence ATGGGCTATGATGGCTCATTAAAATTTAGCACAGAAATAGACGAAACAGGTTTTAACAAAGGCACATCGAAACTTGGCGGAATAATCAAAGGCGGCTCTACGGCGGCAATTGCGGCAGTAGGCGCTGTGACGGCAGCAATAGGAGCCGGCATTGTTGCCGGAACAAAGTATAACGCCTCGATAGAAACCTATCAGACGTCTTTTGAAGTAATGACAGGATCTGCCGAAAAAGCGGCAGAGGTAATTGAAAAATTAAAGAAAGTCGGAGCAGAAACGCCTTTTGAACTTCCGGATTTAGCAGACACAACACAGCTTTTGATGAATTACGGCTTTAGCGCGGATGAAGCTATGGACAAGATGATGATGCTTGGAGATATTTCGCAAGGATCAGCAGAAAAAATGTCCAGAATCGCCACAGCTTACGGGCAGATGTCTTCTGCAGGCAAAGTATCTTTGCAGGATGTCAAACAGATGATCGAAGCTGGATTTAACCCTCTGCAAGAAATTTCCGAAAGCACCGGAGAGTCAATGGCATCCTTGTATGATAGAATCAGCAAGGGAACAATTTCTGTAGATGAAATTACGGCATCGATGGAGCGCGCAACTTCCGAGGGCGGGAAATATTTCCAAAGTATGGAAAAGCAAAGTCAGACGTTTAATGGTCTAATTTCTACGCTTAAAGATAATGCACAGCAGTTGCTTGGAGAAATTGTTAAGCCAATATCTGACGGAATGACTGAATCTCTGTTACCGGCAGCTATTAGCGCTATCGAGCAATTGACGAAAGGATTCGAAGAAAACGGTGTTTCTGGCATGCTACAAGCAGCAGGAAACATTGTGAATGGTTTATTTGCTGGAATAGAAGAAAACGCCCCATTGCTTATATCCAGTGGCATGGAAATGCTGAATCGGTTCTTGGAAGGTCTTTCGACTGGAATTCCAATTTTACTGACAAAAGGATTCGAAATAGTGACAGCGGTTGCGCTTGGAATTTTACAAAATTTACCGCAGTTAGTTTCCCGTGGAGCGTCTGCTATAACAAGTTTTGTAGGAGGAATCTTATCGTCACTCCCGACTGTTTTGGACTCTGGCGTAAAAATGATTTTGGAATTGCTACATGGAATTATACAGAAAACGCCAGAATTGATTACGCAGGCCGGGAAAGCTGTGATTGATTTCGCGGCTGAAATCGGAAGCAATCTGCCGGAGATATTACAAAAAGGAATTGAGATAATCGGACAATTGATTGCCGGAATTATTAAAGAAGTTCCGAATTTGCTTAGACAGATCCCCGGAATTATTGCTGATTTGGGCGAGGCGTTTTTGGATAAAGACTGGGGAAGTATTGGCTGGAATATTATACAAGGGATCGTATCTGGAATTAAAAGCGCAGCTTCTGATTTAGTAGATGCCGCCGTATCTGCCGCTAAAGATGCGGTTTCTACAGTTAAAGGATGGCTCGGAATTAAATCCCCTTCCAGAAGAATGCGTGACGAAGTTGGAAAGAACATGGCTCTCGGTGTGGGTGTTGGTTTTGAAAAAAATATGCCGAAAAAGCAAATAGGGAAAACTATCGAAGAATTAGTTTCTGGAATGGCATCTAGCGTATCCGGAATTACTTCTGCAAAGCCGGTTTATGCCGGAATGTATACCGCAACGACAGGAAATAACAACAAAGTTTATGATGCAGAAATGAAATCCGCAATCCTAAAACTGGCCAAACTTGCACAGCGTCCGATTGAAGTAACAACAATGATAGATAAGACAAAAATGGCTAGGACAATGGCAATTCCGGTGCAAGCCGAGTTGGCAAAGGGCAAGACAATTAAAAAGATGTTGGAGGGCGATAAATAA
- a CDS encoding phage tail family protein, with protein MGLSVKYNDIELNKYLSVLKGFTPFVGAEWNPEVSSAVETNCGADFLYTKYGSKILEMPFEISGNLEEKCDALQKILNVNEPKPLIFGNLPQKMFYAVPTGTLDFEEIAMFGTGTITWLIPDGLAHATTKKPYEAHRNNGVYELEIDNQGTVAAPIDFEITNNHENGYVGIVSEHGIIQIGRADETDEESYEKSQLLIDDKANAILGWQSNNAILTTVTNPHTQSGAGELKDGYVQAQNYGTGSHWHGPSFTKKVPADRNEHYGAKNCTMSWHHYFSTSTINNLGVAQFLMTDKNRKNVAGVAYYKNSTGTNFAKIYLYVNGKIVKELEMECSYNNPITGQQAGMASISKYGERFEFSVGGKTYPFNAPEMKDIEVSEISVYFGEYSNNEAVGANLAYFVRFMSHSVEAWRDVPNRYKAGTVIKVDGHSGKIYVDGVASMGDEVKGTKYFLAPPGKTKIQFGYSDFSNPPPTFKAYIREAYL; from the coding sequence ATGGGCTTATCTGTAAAATACAATGATATAGAGTTAAATAAATACCTGAGCGTCTTGAAAGGTTTTACGCCTTTTGTTGGCGCAGAATGGAATCCAGAAGTCAGCTCCGCAGTAGAAACAAACTGTGGGGCTGATTTTTTATATACGAAATACGGAAGCAAGATATTAGAAATGCCGTTTGAAATTAGCGGAAATTTGGAAGAAAAATGCGATGCTTTGCAGAAAATCCTAAACGTAAACGAGCCAAAACCGCTTATCTTTGGGAATTTACCACAGAAAATGTTTTATGCAGTACCAACCGGAACACTTGATTTTGAAGAAATTGCAATGTTTGGCACTGGCACAATCACTTGGCTCATTCCAGACGGACTTGCACATGCGACAACAAAGAAACCCTACGAAGCGCACAGAAATAACGGTGTATATGAGTTGGAAATCGACAATCAGGGAACGGTAGCTGCCCCGATTGACTTTGAAATTACAAATAACCACGAAAATGGCTATGTCGGGATTGTATCGGAGCATGGGATTATCCAGATTGGGCGAGCGGATGAAACTGACGAAGAATCTTATGAAAAATCACAGTTGCTCATAGATGATAAAGCAAACGCAATACTTGGGTGGCAGAGTAATAATGCGATTTTAACAACAGTAACGAATCCACATACACAGTCTGGTGCCGGTGAGTTAAAGGATGGATATGTGCAGGCACAGAATTACGGCACTGGCAGTCATTGGCATGGTCCTAGCTTTACCAAAAAAGTACCGGCAGACAGAAATGAGCATTACGGCGCAAAGAATTGCACAATGAGCTGGCACCATTATTTTTCCACGAGTACCATTAATAACCTCGGTGTAGCGCAATTTTTAATGACGGATAAAAACCGAAAGAATGTTGCGGGCGTGGCTTACTACAAGAATTCAACCGGGACAAACTTTGCAAAAATCTATCTATATGTAAATGGGAAGATTGTAAAAGAGTTGGAGATGGAGTGCAGCTATAACAACCCGATCACAGGGCAGCAGGCAGGAATGGCAAGTATTAGCAAGTACGGAGAACGGTTCGAGTTCTCGGTTGGCGGGAAAACTTATCCGTTTAACGCACCAGAAATGAAAGACATCGAAGTTTCGGAGATAAGCGTTTACTTTGGGGAATATTCGAACAACGAAGCAGTAGGCGCGAATTTGGCTTATTTCGTGCGCTTTATGAGCCATTCTGTAGAGGCATGGAGGGATGTTCCAAACCGCTACAAAGCCGGAACGGTAATAAAAGTAGACGGACATAGCGGAAAAATCTATGTAGATGGTGTTGCGAGCATGGGGGACGAAGTGAAAGGAACGAAGTATTTTCTGGCGCCACCCGGAAAGACAAAAATACAGTTTGGCTATTCGGATTTTTCGAATCCACCGCCGACATTTAAAGCATATATAAGGGAGGCTTACTTATAA